One part of the Odontesthes bonariensis isolate fOdoBon6 chromosome 15, fOdoBon6.hap1, whole genome shotgun sequence genome encodes these proteins:
- the pfas gene encoding phosphoribosylformylglycinamidine synthase → MAVVRFYSNEALSGRALQRAAKLYPRLSITTELCYNVELTGCESLRAEQKEVLLWLLCPLLQADPLSEKPNLTEGSGEKLVEIGPRLNFSTAWSTNAVSICQSAGLSAVTRVELSRRFLIKPNNGESVSDLSGDVKKLTECLHDGMTECVYHHPITSFTVEAKPQLVFEVDILGKGRAALETANDDLGLAFDSWDLDYYTSMFQRVKRNPTSVECFDLAQSNSEHSRHWFFRGRMVIDGQEQNETLFSLIMDTQRHSNQNNVIKFCDNSSGIRGMEVECVYPKDPSKASPYETRRSLRHVIFTAETHNFPTGVAPFSGATTGTGGRIRDVQSAGRGGHVIAGTAGYCFGNLHIPGYDLPWECTGEGWEYPSSFAPPLQVAIEASDGASDYGNKFGEPVLSGFARSFGMRLADGERREWIKPIMFSGGLGSIDDTHVKKEEADPGMDVVKIGGPVYRIGVGGGAASSVQVQGDNCSDRDLGAVQRGDAEMEQKMNRALRACLERRNGNPICSIHDQGAGGNGNVLKELSEPAGAVIYCSKFKKGDPTLSVLELWGAEYQESNALLLRSSDRSFLERVCQREKCPVDFVGNITGDGKIVLVDDERGSGEQADGARHPVDLQLEWVLGKMPQKEFTMERLALTHQPLTLPAELTVKDALQRVLRLPAVASKRYLTNKVDRSVTGLVAQQQCVGPLHTPLADVAVVALSPFSLEGAATAIGEQPIKGLVCPAAGARMAVGEALTNLVFARVTALKDVKCSGNWMWAAKLPGEGASLWEACKAMCEVMGELGVAIDGGKDSLSMAARVGKETVKAPGALVISAYAVCSDITATVTPDLEDPDGKGVLLWVPVSPGHHRLGGSALAQCYSQLGNCSPDLDQPGLLSTCFNTTQKLIQDRLLSAGHDISDGGLISCLLEMAFAGNRGIDVELSSQGTGVMELLFSEELGLVLEVSQSDLETVSKSYSDAGVRCHRIGRTCSFGPQAMVRIRVDGQEVLREPLPDLRALWEDTSFQLERLQASEGCVNQEEEGLAKRMQPYFKLNFDPSETPSISQLTAEPPRVAVVREEGSNGDREMSVSLYMAGFEVWDVTMQDLCSGSLTLEPFKAVVFVGGFSYADVLGSAKGWAATVAYNPKAKAEFDHFRQREDTVSLGVCNGCQLLALLGWVGESEDGADSEVALTHNKSGRFESRFVSIGIQESPSIWLRGMDGSALGVWVAHGEGLMQFRSSQAEELIISRGLAPLRYLDDQGCPTEEYPLNPNGSPQGIAGLCSRDGRHLAMMPHPERCTLGWQWPWAPRDLRPSLTPSPWLRMFKNAAAWCSKRD, encoded by the exons ATGGCTGTAGTGAGGTTCTACAGCAATGAAGCTCTGAGTGGGCGAGCCTTGCAGAGAGCAGCCAAGCTCTACCCACGTCTGTCAATCACAACCGAGCTGTGCTACAATGTGGAACTGACAG GCTGTGAGAGTCTCCGTGCTGAGCAGAAGGAGGTTCTTCTGTGGTTGTTATGTCCTCTCCTGCAGGCGGATCCGCTGTCTGAGAAGCCAAACCTCACAGAGGGCAGCGGGGAGAAACTGGTGGAGATTGGACCCAG GTTGAACTTCTCCACCGCCTGGTCCACGAACGCCGTGTCCATCTGCCAGAGCGCCGGGCTCTCTGCCGTCACCCGAGTCGAGCTGTCTCGCAGGTTTCTCATCAAG CCCAACAATGGTGAGAGCGTGAGCGACCTCAGTGGAGATGTGAAGAAGCTGACGGAGTGCCTGCATGACGGTATGACAGAGTGTGTCTATCATCATCCGATCACCTCCTTCACTGTGGAAGCCAAACCGCAGTTGGTGTTTGAGGTGGACATCCTGGGGAAGGGTCGTGCTGCCTTGGAGACGGCAAACGATGATCTGG GTCTGGCCTTCGACTCCTGGGATCTGGATTACTATACGTCGATGTTCCAGAGGGTTAAAAGGAACCCTACCAGTGTGGAGTGTTTTGACCTGGCCCAGTCCAACAG CGAGCACAGCCGTCACTGGTTCTTCCGGGGGCGGATGGTGATCGATGGGCAGGAGCAGAATGAGACTCTTTTCAGCCTCATAATGGACACCCAGCGTCACAGCAACCAGAACAATGTCATCAAATTCTGCGACAACAGCAG TGGCATCAGAGGCATGGAGGTTGAGTGCGTTTACCCCAAAGACCCGTCCAAAGCGAGCCCGTATGAGACGCGCCGCTCGTTACGACACGTCATCTTCACCGCAGAGACGCACAACTTCCCAACTG GTGTGGCCCCGTTCAGCGGTGCCACCACAGGGACCGGAGGCCGCATAAGAGACGTCCAGAGTGCCGGGAGAGGAGGGCATGTCATCGCCGGAACCGCAGGATACTGCTTCGGAAACTTGCACATACCAG GGTACGATCTCCCATGGGAGTGTACGGGAGAAGGATGGGAGTATCCCTCAAGCTTCGCCCCGCCTCTGCAGGTTGCCATCGAGGCCAGTGATGGAGCCTCAGACTATGGCAACAAGTTTGGAGAACCTGTCCTGTCag GTTTTGCCCGTTCCTTCGGCATGCGATTGGCTGATGGGGAGCGACGGGAGTGGATTAAGCCGATCATGTTCAGTGGTGGTCTCGGGTCAATTGATGACACACATGTGAAGAAAGAAGAGGCAGATCCTG GAATGGACGTGGTGAAGATCGGAGGGCCGGTGTACCGGATCGGTGTCGGAGGCGGAGCGGCCTCCTCTGTTCAA GTGCAAGGGGACAACTGCAGCGACAGGGATCTGGGAGCAGTTCAGAGGGGAGATGCTGAGATGGAGCAGAAGATGAACCGAGCTCTCCGAGCGTGTCTGGAGAGACGCAACGGAAACCCAATCTGCAGTATTCATGATCAGGGGGCAGGAGGAAATG GTAACGTGCTGAAGGAGCTCAGCGAGCCAGCAGGGGCTGTGATCTACTGCAGTAAATTCAAG AAAGGCGACCCTACATTGAGTGTGCTGGAGCTGTGGGGGGCAGAGTATCAGGAGAGCAATGCCCTTCTGCTGCGTTCATCGGACCGGTCCTTCCTAGAGAGGGTTTGTCAGAGGGAGAAATGCCCTGTAGACTTTGTGGGTAACATCACAGGAGATGGCAAG ATTGTGCTGGTGGACGATGAAAGGGGCAGCGGCGAGCAGGCAGACGGGGCGCGCCATCCTGTCGACCTGCAGCTAGAGTGGGTCCTGGGGAAGATGCCGCAGAAAGAGTTTACGATGGAGCGACTGGCCCTGACCCACCAGCCACTGACTCTTCCCGCCGAGCTGACGGTCAAAGACGCCCTGCAGCGAGTTTTACGTCTGCCTGCTGTGGCCTCCAAACGCTACCTGACCAACAAG GTGGACCGGTCTGTGACTGGGCTGGTTGCCCAGCAACAGTGCGTTGGCCCTCTTCACACCCCATTGGCTGATGTTGCCGTTGTTGCTCTTTCACCGTTCAGCCTGGAGGGAGCGGCAACGGCAATCGGGGAGCAGCCAATTAAAGGGCTCGTCTGTCCTGCAGCGGGGGCTCGTATGGCTGTTGGAGAGGCTCTGACCAATCTGGTGTTTGCGAGAGTCACAGCACTGAAG GATGTTAAATGTAGTGGGAACTGGATGTGGGCTGCCAAGCTGCCCGGTGAGGGCGCCAGCCTGTGGGAGGCCTGCAAAGCCATGTGTGAGGTCATGGGTGAGCTGGGAGTGGCCATCGACGGGGGCAAGGACTCCTTGAGTATGGCAGCAAGAGTGGGGAAAGAGACTGTAAAAGCTCCAG GTGCTCTGGTTATTTCTGCATACGCCGTTTGTTCAGACATCACTGCCACAGTGACGCCTGATCTTGAGGATCCAGATGGCAAAG GCGTGTTGCTGTGGGTTCCTGTCAGCCCAGGTCATCACCGCCTGGGAGGCTCTGCCCTGGCTCAGTGCTACAGCCAGCTGGGGAACTGCTCCCCTGACCTGGACCAGCCGGGACTATTGAGCACCTGCTTCAACACCACTCAGAAACTCATACAGG ATCGTTTGCTCAGCGCAGGACACGACATCAGTGATGGAGGCCTCATTTCCTGCTTGCTGGAAATGGCATTTGCAGGAAACCGTGGCATTGATGTCGAGCTGTCGTCACAAGGAACTGGAG TCATGGAGCTGCTGTTCAGCGAGGAGCTCGGTTTGGTTCTCGAGGTTTCACAGTCTGACCTAGAAACTGTTTCTAAGAGCTACAGCGACGCAGGCGTGCGGTGCCATCGTATCGGCAGAACCTGCAGCTTCGGACCGCAGGCGATG GTCCGAATCCGTGTGGATGGACAAGAGGTTCTCCGAGAGCCTCTGCCTGACCTGAGAGCGCTTTGGGAGGACACAAGTTTCCAGCTGGAGCGACTCCAAGCCAGTGAGGGCTGTGTCAatcaggaagaggaggggcttgCCAAAAGGATGCAGCCGTACTTCAAACTGAACTTTGATCCATCTGAAACACCCAGCATCAGTCAGCTCA CTGCAGAACCCCCTCGTGTAGCTGTGGTCAGAGAGGAGGGCAGCAATGGAGATCGAGAaatgtctgtctctctgtataTGGCAGGCTTCGAG GTTTGGGACGTCACCATGCAGGACCTGTGCTCTGGCTCTTTAACCCTCGAGCCTTTCAAAGCAGTTGTGTTTGTCGGTGGATTCAGCTATGCTGACGTTCTGGGGTCCGCTAAAG GTTGGGCAGCAACCGTTGCCTACAACCCTAAGGCAAAGGCTGAATTCGATCACTTCCGGCAGAGGGAAGACACAGTGAGTCTGGGAGTGTGTAACGGCTGCCAGCTGCTCGCCCTGCTGGGCTGGGTGGGAGAGAGTGAGGATGGAGCAG ACTCCGAAGTGGCGCTGACCCATAATAAGTCTGGCAGGTTTGAGTCACGCTTCGTCAGCATTGGGATCCAGGAGTCCCCATCCATCTGGCTCAGAGGCATGGATGGCTCGGCTCTGGGAGTCTGGGTCGCACATGGAGAGG GTCTAATGCAATTCCGAAGCTCCCAGGCCGAAGAATTGATTATTTCTCGTGGACTTGCCCCCCTCCGTTACCTTGACGACCAGGGCTGCCCCACTGAAGAGTATCCCCTGAACCCTAACGGCTCTCCGCAGGGTATCGCAGGGCTCTGCTCCAGAGATGGGAGACACCTGGCCATGATGCCCCACCCTGAGCGCTGCACCCTGGGCTGGCAGTGGCCCTGGGCTCCGAGGGACCTCAGGCCCTCTCTCACGCCTTCACCCTGGCTGCGCATGTTTAAGAATGCAGCTGCGTGGTGCAGCAAAAGAGATTGA
- the LOC142399970 gene encoding E3 ubiquitin-protein ligase RNF170, with protein MLPYRLGHPHAEGPVGQDHLESARSLVCTPERPASMYTICHKESAQPCPSTSRRDCYCPVCLQTARFPVQTNCGHLFCAPCLLTYWRHGSWLDAISCPLCRQKVSVLCNLFNESRSDQQSKEVLGEITDYNKRYSGAPRRVTDYLCDAPLLLQLLARGLGTMGGLVWLFLFRVALCCVGTMVSISSPPVDTASSSSSPVATDPSLCGLLGALDDLVVVILLLICVLNINQQMAPERGPSPNATTSQGVMGSTL; from the exons ATGTTGCCTTACAGACTGGGCCATCCACACGCTGAAGGTCCAGTGGGTCAGGATCACTTGGAGTCAGCTCGATCTTTGGTGTGCACACCTGAGCGGCCAGCATCAATGTACACAATCTGCCATAAG GAATCTGCACAGCCATGTCCGTCCACAAGCAGACGAGACTGTTACTGCCCAGTGTGCCTGCAGACTGCTAGATTCCCAGTCCAGACCAACTGTGGCCATTTATTCTGTG CTCCCTGCCTTCTAACCTACTGGAGACACGGGTCATGGTTGGATGCAATCAGCTGTCCACTATGCAGACAGAAG GTCAGCGTGCTGTGCAACCTATTCAACGAGAGTCGATCAGACCAGCAGTCAAAGGAAGTGCTTGGGGAAATCACAGACTACAACAAACGTTATTCTGGAGCTCCACGAAGG GTAACAGACTACCTCTGTGACGCCCCCCTTCTCCTGCAGTTACTGGCTCGTGGCCTTGGCACAATGGGAGGGCTCGTGTGGTTGTTTCTCTTCAGAGTGGCTTTGTGTTGCGTGGGAACCATGGTGTCCATCTCCTCCCCTCCCGTGGACACTGCGTCTTCATCATCAAGTCCCGTGGCAACAGACCCCTCACTCTGCGGACTGCTGGGGGCCCTGGACGACCTTGTGGTGGTCATTCTGCTACTCATCTGCGTTCTCAACATCAACCAGCAAATGGCACCAGAGAGAGGACCCTCTCCGAATGCAACAACCTCGCAAGGAGTAATGGGAAGCACATTGTAG